A single Deltaproteobacteria bacterium DNA region contains:
- a CDS encoding helix-turn-helix transcriptional regulator, producing the protein MSTKKPDPYVSLGEFIRRQRELAQLSIRQLADMCGISNPYLSQIERGLRMPSSMILQSISKGLRMSAETLYAQAGILDPEDMEESDVIKAVMRDPYLSARQREMLIDMYRSFRKINETSEPS; encoded by the coding sequence ATGAGTACAAAAAAACCCGACCCGTATGTTAGCTTGGGAGAATTCATCCGCCGTCAGCGAGAGTTAGCGCAACTCTCGATCCGTCAACTGGCCGATATGTGCGGCATCTCGAATCCCTACCTCAGTCAAATCGAGCGAGGGTTGCGTATGCCGAGTAGTATGATCTTGCAGTCGATTTCCAAAGGTCTACGTATGTCGGCAGAGACATTGTATGCGCAAGCCGGGATTCTCGATCCCGAAGACATGGAAGAGAGCGATGTGATCAAAGCGGTGATGCGTGACCCGTACCTCTCTGCGCGTCAACGTGAGATGCTGATCGACATGTACCGCTCGTTCCGCAAAATCAATGAAACAAGCGAACCCTCGTAA